One stretch of Arachis hypogaea cultivar Tifrunner chromosome 20, arahy.Tifrunner.gnm2.J5K5, whole genome shotgun sequence DNA includes these proteins:
- the LOC112784477 gene encoding peroxidase P7 yields the protein MASRLVLALAIFALVLGNGNAQLSTNFYSSSCPKLFSTVRSTVQSAISKEARMGASLLRLFFHDCFVNGCDGSILLDDTSNFTGEKNANPNRNSARGFEVIDAIKTAVEKVCPGVVSCADILAVAARDSVNILKGPTWNVKLGRRDARTASQSAANNGIPPPTSNLNQLISRFSALGLSTKDLVALAGGHTIGQARCTSFRARLYNESNIEASFATSRKTNCPRASGTGDNNLAPLDLQTPTAFDNNYFRNLVQNKGLLHSDQQLFNGGSTDSIVRGYASNPTSFSSDFVSAMIKMGDISPLTGSNGEIRKNCRRIN from the exons ATGGCTTCTAGATTGGTGCTTGCTTTGGCTATCTTTGCCCTTGTATTGGGGAATGGCAATGCGCAACTTTCCACAAACTTCTACTCTAGTTCATGCCCCAAACTCTTTTCCACTGTGAGATCCACAGTTCAATCTGCCATATCAAAGGAAGCCCGTATGGGTGCTTCTCTTCTCCGCTTGTTCTTCCATGATTGCTTTGTCAAT GGATGCGATGGATCGATTCTACTAGACGACACATCAAACTTCACCGGAGAGAAGAACGCAAACCCAAACAGGAACTCAGCCCGTGGCTTCGAAGTGATTGACGCCATCAAAACTGCCGTTGAGAAAGTCTGCCCTGGTGTTGTCTCATGCGCTGATATCCTCGCCGTTGCTGCCAGAGACTCTGTTAATATCCTTAAAGGCCCAACTTGGAACGTCAAACTTGGAAGAAGAGACGCCAGAACAGCCAGCCAGTCCGCCGCCAACAACGGCATCCCTCCACCCACTTCCAACCTCAACCAACTCATCTCCAGGTTCAGCGCTCTCGGACTTTCCACCAAGGACTTGGTTGCTCTAGCAG GCGGTCACACAATTGGACAAGCAAGATGTACTAGCTTCCGAGCGAGACTCTACAACGAGAGCAACATAGAAGCTTCGTTCGCCACAAGCAGGAAAACCAACTGTCCCAGAGCATCGGGTACAGGGGACAACAACCTTGCGCCGCTTGATCTCCAAACACCCACGGCCTTCGACAACAACTACTTCAGGAACCTTGTTCAGAACAAGGGGCTGCTCCACTCCGACCAGCAACTCTTCAACGGTGGCTCCACCGACTCTATAGTCAGAGGCTACGCCTCCAACCCGACCTCATTCTCCTCTGACTTCGTCAGCGCCATGATCAAGATGGGAGACATTAGTCCCCTCACTGGATCCAACGGTGAAATCAGGAAGAACTGCAGGAGGATCAACTAA